A genomic segment from Tolypothrix sp. NIES-4075 encodes:
- the cas10d gene encoding type I-D CRISPR-associated protein Cas10d/Csc3, whose translation MSNDDWLSGDFGFDGDSSDRTIETEGELLTLKLLREAIQAQNPDDKVMADFAEYVLPNLLRIAIGVTAKGGKFFDEIDQQREAEGKTKVRRDNAADQSLNTHLLNGLFPANLIEKRLEKLNTTVQRVVKERERRLVIAGFILHDFEKFPDVPENCRKLPLAEHRKIIDKKVHQLGLDNFINPENPEGYREYLDDLLCMAYNAQRRWDTNWNFSEFGLNPVLKDRTLRSLSDLTCLADSLASIVKHPQDAENSRLQEVIHNLSDGQLKFTYHSIAENRGVLTNVVNNALMEAYTSLNTEDQTYYEILLYLPTGVIYLARKDAPKISREGLDDRVIETIKQLCANQLQLRKVGFSRGNIGMKYADYYNLFLDIKGLMQFTVDAVPSKVKTSKAADKATNLAQFQRKGVLAKNIEIDFAEDIRIDHLAELGALITGKFWKEYLDRVKALIKNNKELPSIPTINLTEIAIDFLNLSEYKSEVIALQQLKDTGGIAYDWYYIATQYLKRNPGQEDVREICQSLVNRWIEVIEPIINQYKLPDEWKDLRDWCDRVIMLPNETRQKSPTDQAEIFFKELANYNAAKKPGRGKQLICSISHSAYTVTEQMESAVLFTPQVYTNKQMLRGANAKRNISSIAGMEMMLRQILMNQTQAVGKRFEDGKYRYLYFYPTYYFTPETNKFLQKAYNGIAQTRFDTSVRNHFISKDLQADLGRDRYQSVDSFLIDENLQRDKDRTFKLSYPEDQPLTFYFMALPPGRDSTDTESWVMPTWLAFAFPMILDVKTVVSESPIPPFNDGAEFEESVFLDSAPHAFRALVRRDRFRLDYILEGWNENGIQYPAPLNVLTAAYAIHLDVNARQGKSGYDANWGRFTELAKDFETSPLYVFSYLNRWVRNQGSETARIEKIRLYAYHFYPCFDPYVKYETNMEQLIVGEASSLNHPKRLTELYRRFYKANKMFNPKANAVLKPIDIAAETILKAELSVFHGETLVMAVAAEVFKLMERVHSSTAEGRWVFKRNQREEERQAVLDFARYFVEEVFEKSFAGDRARLAGRQLNLIRDTCEFLYRLEDDKENAGKNEKSAEIDNENE comes from the coding sequence CTATTGAAACTGAAGGTGAGTTACTAACACTCAAGTTATTACGAGAAGCAATTCAAGCTCAAAATCCTGATGATAAGGTAATGGCAGACTTTGCCGAGTATGTTTTACCAAATCTGTTGCGGATAGCAATTGGTGTAACTGCGAAAGGCGGTAAGTTTTTTGATGAAATTGACCAGCAGCGAGAAGCTGAAGGAAAAACTAAAGTCAGACGAGATAACGCTGCTGATCAATCGCTGAATACTCATTTACTCAATGGATTATTCCCAGCCAATTTAATTGAGAAACGTTTAGAAAAACTTAATACCACAGTGCAGCGAGTGGTGAAAGAGCGAGAGCGTAGATTAGTAATTGCTGGATTTATTTTACATGATTTTGAAAAGTTTCCTGATGTCCCTGAAAACTGCCGCAAGTTGCCGTTAGCAGAACATCGTAAAATTATTGATAAAAAAGTTCACCAGTTAGGACTAGATAACTTTATAAATCCAGAAAATCCTGAAGGTTATCGAGAGTATCTAGATGATTTGTTGTGTATGGCTTATAATGCTCAACGTCGCTGGGATACTAACTGGAATTTTTCTGAGTTTGGCTTGAATCCTGTTCTCAAAGACCGTACCCTTCGCAGTTTATCTGATTTGACTTGTTTAGCGGATTCTCTCGCCTCAATTGTTAAACATCCCCAGGATGCAGAGAACTCCAGGCTTCAAGAAGTTATACATAATTTGAGTGATGGACAACTGAAATTTACATATCACAGCATTGCTGAAAACCGGGGTGTATTAACTAATGTAGTTAATAATGCCTTAATGGAAGCATACACTAGCCTCAATACTGAGGATCAAACCTACTATGAAATACTGCTTTACCTACCCACAGGAGTAATTTATTTAGCTAGAAAAGATGCTCCAAAAATTAGTCGAGAAGGATTAGATGATCGCGTTATTGAGACCATAAAACAACTCTGCGCTAATCAACTTCAACTCCGAAAAGTTGGATTCAGTCGGGGAAATATTGGGATGAAATATGCTGACTACTACAATCTCTTCCTCGACATCAAAGGCTTAATGCAGTTTACCGTTGATGCAGTACCGAGTAAAGTAAAAACCAGCAAGGCAGCAGATAAAGCTACTAATTTGGCTCAATTCCAGCGTAAAGGTGTTTTAGCTAAGAATATCGAAATCGATTTTGCAGAAGATATTCGTATAGATCATTTGGCAGAATTAGGAGCTTTAATAACTGGGAAATTTTGGAAAGAGTATCTTGATAGAGTTAAAGCCCTAATTAAAAACAACAAAGAACTCCCTTCAATTCCAACTATTAATCTTACAGAGATAGCTATTGATTTTCTTAATTTATCTGAGTATAAATCTGAAGTTATTGCACTTCAGCAACTTAAAGATACTGGAGGCATAGCGTATGACTGGTATTATATTGCAACGCAATACCTTAAACGTAATCCAGGACAAGAAGACGTTCGTGAAATTTGTCAAAGTCTGGTTAATCGATGGATAGAAGTTATTGAACCAATCATTAATCAGTACAAGCTACCTGATGAATGGAAAGATTTAAGGGATTGGTGTGATCGCGTGATTATGCTTCCAAATGAAACGCGACAAAAATCACCTACTGACCAAGCCGAAATCTTTTTTAAGGAGTTGGCAAACTACAACGCCGCGAAAAAACCAGGGCGAGGGAAACAATTAATCTGCTCAATTTCTCATTCTGCTTACACGGTTACTGAGCAAATGGAATCAGCAGTTTTATTTACGCCACAAGTTTATACAAACAAGCAAATGTTAAGAGGTGCTAACGCTAAACGCAATATCTCCAGTATTGCAGGTATGGAGATGATGCTGAGGCAAATCTTGATGAATCAAACTCAAGCTGTAGGTAAGCGATTTGAAGATGGTAAATATCGCTATCTCTACTTTTATCCTACCTATTACTTTACTCCAGAAACTAACAAGTTTTTGCAGAAAGCATACAATGGTATTGCTCAAACCCGCTTTGATACGAGTGTTCGCAATCATTTTATCAGTAAGGATTTACAGGCGGACTTGGGGCGCGATCGCTACCAAAGTGTAGATAGTTTCTTAATCGATGAAAATCTCCAGCGTGACAAGGATCGCACTTTTAAACTTTCCTATCCTGAAGACCAGCCTTTAACATTTTACTTCATGGCACTCCCGCCAGGAAGAGACAGCACCGATACAGAATCATGGGTAATGCCAACTTGGTTAGCGTTTGCTTTCCCAATGATTTTAGATGTTAAAACTGTGGTTTCCGAGTCACCAATTCCACCCTTTAATGATGGGGCTGAATTTGAGGAAAGCGTTTTCCTTGATAGTGCGCCTCATGCTTTCCGTGCTTTAGTAAGGCGCGATCGCTTTCGTCTTGACTACATCCTCGAAGGCTGGAACGAAAACGGCATCCAATACCCAGCACCTTTAAATGTGCTTACCGCCGCTTACGCCATTCATTTAGATGTGAATGCTAGGCAAGGTAAGTCTGGTTACGATGCCAACTGGGGAAGATTTACTGAACTGGCTAAAGATTTTGAAACCAGTCCGTTGTACGTCTTTTCTTATCTGAATCGCTGGGTGCGTAACCAGGGATCGGAAACAGCGCGAATCGAGAAAATTCGGCTTTATGCCTATCATTTTTATCCCTGTTTTGACCCTTATGTGAAATATGAGACTAATATGGAGCAATTAATTGTGGGAGAAGCATCAAGTCTGAATCATCCTAAGAGATTAACAGAACTTTATCGTCGCTTTTATAAAGCAAATAAAATGTTTAATCCTAAAGCTAATGCTGTGTTAAAACCGATTGATATTGCTGCGGAAACTATACTAAAAGCTGAATTAAGTGTGTTTCATGGAGAAACATTAGTTATGGCTGTAGCAGCAGAAGTTTTTAAACTGATGGAGCGAGTGCATTCTTCTACTGCTGAAGGACGTTGGGTATTTAAGCGTAACCAGAGAGAAGAAGAACGGCAAGCAGTTTTAGATTTTGCACGATATTTTGTGGAGGAGGTGTTTGAGAAATCTTTTGCAGGCGATCGCGCTCGTTTGGCAGGTCGTCAACTCAACTTAA